From one Paractinoplanes brasiliensis genomic stretch:
- a CDS encoding chemotaxis protein CheB gives MGESLLMMGEPVRRRDLVVLGGSAGAVEVLREMVAALPADLPAAVLVVLHLPARSESNLAAILNRGGPLPAVTAEHGMPLSPGRILVGVPARHLLVRDGRVLLSDAPKQNRARPSVDALFRSAARWQGNRTVAAVLSGNLDDGAVGLAAVDAAGGACVVQDPDDARAPSMPRAALAVVPHAATMPAGEIGPGIAKLVTESIAPGAVSPSPDLIAETDMAESYSSIPAADQPGRPVALSCPDCSGGMNVVESGAAVHFTCHIGHIWSPLSLLAAQRDKIEEGLWTALSILEEQARVYDDLAERHGGRLAGGVSGSHQRAAAEEIRGAAEVIRKHFPDIVLGN, from the coding sequence ATGGGGGAGTCCCTTCTGATGATGGGCGAACCGGTCCGGCGGCGTGACCTCGTGGTGCTCGGCGGCTCGGCCGGAGCTGTCGAGGTGCTGCGCGAGATGGTCGCCGCGCTGCCGGCCGATCTGCCCGCGGCCGTGCTGGTCGTGCTGCACCTTCCGGCGCGGAGCGAGAGCAACCTGGCGGCGATCCTCAACCGCGGCGGGCCGTTGCCGGCGGTGACGGCCGAGCACGGCATGCCGTTGAGCCCGGGCCGGATCCTGGTCGGCGTGCCCGCCCGGCACCTGCTCGTCCGGGACGGGCGGGTGCTGCTCAGCGACGCCCCGAAGCAGAACCGCGCCCGCCCCTCGGTCGATGCGCTCTTCCGCAGTGCCGCGCGGTGGCAAGGCAACCGTACGGTGGCCGCCGTCCTGTCGGGCAACCTGGACGACGGCGCCGTCGGGCTGGCCGCCGTGGACGCGGCGGGCGGGGCCTGCGTCGTGCAGGACCCGGACGACGCGCGGGCGCCGAGCATGCCACGCGCGGCGCTCGCCGTCGTCCCGCACGCCGCGACGATGCCCGCCGGCGAGATCGGTCCCGGCATCGCCAAGCTCGTGACCGAGAGCATCGCGCCGGGCGCGGTGAGCCCCAGCCCGGACCTGATCGCGGAGACCGACATGGCCGAGAGCTACAGCTCGATTCCCGCCGCCGATCAGCCTGGCCGTCCGGTCGCGTTGAGCTGCCCCGACTGCTCCGGCGGCATGAACGTCGTCGAGAGCGGAGCGGCGGTCCACTTCACCTGCCACATCGGGCACATCTGGTCGCCGTTGAGCCTGCTCGCCGCGCAGCGCGACAAGATCGAGGAGGGGTTGTGGACGGCGTTGAGCATCCTCGAGGAGCAGGCGCGCGTCTACGACGACCTGGCCGAGCGGCACGGCGGCAGGCTGGCCGGCGGGGTCAGCGGGAGTCACCAGCGGGCGGCGGCCGAGGAGATCCGCGGTGCGGCCGAGGTGATCCGCAAACACTTCCCGGACATCGTGCTCGGCAACTGA
- a CDS encoding ABC transporter permease — protein sequence MVSRHMIGAELRKLLGLPTAWVGLVLGLIAAPALVFVNAPALRRQADAGRLLDTADLGYHNLGIGLLGALILGVVTVSSEYTSTGDDAPGARQMTSTLLAMPSRHRLLAAKGVALTLVVAAQGTLTAAATVWLTGLVMPGLAPPFSPVRVGAAVLYWVLLALLAYAITLIFRNGIITLTLFIANSAVVSVSYLLTKLTPLAAYLPDIVGAHMFLRSHPDAVTIPPLTAGLVMTTWVAALLAVALFVFHRRAA from the coding sequence GTGGTGAGCCGTCACATGATCGGGGCCGAGCTGCGAAAACTGCTGGGCCTGCCGACCGCCTGGGTGGGCCTGGTGCTCGGTTTGATCGCCGCGCCCGCGCTGGTCTTCGTGAACGCGCCCGCGCTGCGCCGCCAGGCCGACGCCGGCCGGCTGCTGGACACGGCCGACCTCGGCTACCACAACCTGGGCATCGGCCTGCTGGGCGCCCTGATCCTCGGCGTGGTCACGGTGAGCAGCGAATACACGTCCACGGGCGACGACGCCCCCGGCGCCCGCCAGATGACCTCGACGCTGCTGGCCATGCCGTCGCGCCACCGTCTGCTGGCCGCCAAGGGAGTAGCGCTCACGCTCGTGGTGGCCGCGCAGGGCACCCTGACAGCCGCCGCGACGGTGTGGCTGACCGGGTTGGTCATGCCCGGCCTGGCCCCGCCGTTCTCGCCGGTGCGGGTGGGGGCAGCCGTCCTCTACTGGGTCCTGCTGGCCCTCCTGGCCTACGCGATCACGCTGATCTTCCGGAACGGCATCATCACGCTGACACTGTTCATCGCGAACAGCGCGGTCGTCTCCGTGTCCTACCTGCTGACCAAACTGACCCCGCTGGCCGCCTACCTGCCCGACATCGTCGGCGCCCACATGTTCCTCCGCTCCCACCCCGACGCCGTGACGATCCCACCCCTGACGGCCGGCCTCGTGATGACCACCTGGGTCGCGGCCCTGCTGGCCGTCGCCCTCTTCGTCTTCCACCGGCGTGCCGCATGA
- a CDS encoding SAM-dependent methyltransferase encodes MSSRDTVAVTDDLAAKLNVEVPHSARVWNYWLGGKDNFAVDRAVGDQVKAVFPEIVDAARQTRAFLGRAVTFLAADQGIRQFLDVGTGLPTADNTHEVAQRVAPDARIVYVDNDPLVLSHARALLTSTAEGVTTYIDKDLKDAKAVIEEARRTLDFTQPIALMMLGVMGHVESSDEVRAIVRGLVAELPSGSFLTMSDGTATSERVIESHRQYNESGAVPYHLRSVADFTSFFDGLELVEPGVVPIPEWRPAAGTTIVVDGYAGVARKP; translated from the coding sequence CTGTCCAGCCGCGACACTGTCGCGGTGACCGATGATCTGGCGGCGAAACTGAACGTCGAAGTGCCCCACAGCGCCCGGGTGTGGAATTACTGGCTCGGCGGGAAAGACAATTTCGCGGTCGATCGGGCGGTCGGCGACCAGGTCAAAGCCGTGTTCCCGGAAATCGTCGACGCGGCCCGCCAGACCCGCGCTTTCCTCGGCCGGGCGGTCACCTTCCTCGCCGCCGATCAGGGCATTCGCCAATTCCTCGACGTCGGCACGGGCCTGCCGACCGCCGACAACACCCACGAGGTCGCGCAGCGTGTCGCCCCCGACGCCAGAATCGTCTACGTCGACAACGACCCGCTCGTGCTCAGCCACGCCCGCGCCCTGCTGACCAGCACCGCAGAGGGCGTCACGACGTACATCGACAAGGACCTGAAAGACGCCAAGGCCGTGATCGAGGAAGCCCGGCGCACCCTCGATTTCACCCAGCCGATCGCGCTGATGATGCTCGGCGTCATGGGTCACGTCGAAAGCTCCGACGAGGTGCGGGCCATCGTGCGGGGACTGGTCGCCGAACTGCCTTCCGGCAGCTTCCTGACCATGTCCGACGGCACCGCCACGAGCGAGCGCGTCATCGAATCGCACCGCCAGTACAACGAGAGCGGCGCGGTGCCCTATCACCTGCGCTCGGTCGCCGATTTCACCTCGTTCTTCGACGGCCTCGAGCTGGTCGAGCCCGGCGTCGTCCCCATTCCCGAATGGCGTCCCGCCGCCGGCACGACAATCGTCGTCGACGGTTACGCCGGCGTCGCCCGCAAGCCGTGA
- a CDS encoding CGNR zinc finger domain-containing protein produces MLFAPDTEESLNFVVALGNTEPGSSRSGEDELSTPAQLSELLTKWTYTGRIDHDEAELREVRDTRTLLRSVWVLERDEAVDVVNRMLREAKALPFLTRHDQLDWHMHATSPDAPLAERIRAEVGLAFTDVIRMNEMGRLRICAADDCDGLVLDLSRNGSKRFCSVRCGNRMNMIAFRERKAGS; encoded by the coding sequence TTGCTTTTTGCCCCTGACACCGAAGAGTCGCTGAATTTCGTGGTGGCCCTGGGCAACACCGAGCCGGGCAGCTCCCGCAGCGGCGAGGACGAGCTGTCCACGCCCGCCCAGCTGTCCGAGCTGCTGACCAAGTGGACCTACACGGGCCGCATCGACCACGACGAGGCGGAGCTGCGGGAGGTACGCGACACCCGTACGTTGTTGCGGTCGGTCTGGGTCTTGGAACGCGACGAGGCGGTCGACGTCGTGAACCGCATGCTGCGCGAGGCGAAGGCGCTGCCCTTCCTCACCCGCCACGACCAGCTCGACTGGCACATGCACGCGACCTCGCCGGACGCGCCGCTGGCCGAGCGCATCCGGGCCGAGGTCGGGCTGGCGTTCACCGACGTTATCCGCATGAACGAGATGGGCCGGCTGCGGATCTGCGCGGCCGACGACTGCGACGGGCTGGTGCTCGACCTGTCGCGCAACGGCTCGAAACGGTTCTGCTCGGTGCGTTGCGGCAACCGGATGAACATGATCGCGTTCCGGGAACGCAAGGCGGGCTCTTAG
- a CDS encoding potassium channel family protein yields MEKPGPYRRTRIARPAESSSTVFLVLRRMRAPLIVLILIFAISVFGLTLIPGQDDAGNPVHMGFFDAFYFMSYTATTIGYGEIPHPFTGAQRLWVTATIYLTVIGWAYAIGSLLAALRDRAFREALSLRRFTGTVKRMREPFLLVVGYGQTGQLLGHALDAMGRRMVVVDNLPEHVDTLDIDQYNSDVPGLVADAANPHTLGVAGLEHPACEGVVALTDNDETNLVVAMTAALIRPGLPVIARTVSPAIEHRMRAFGSPTVVNPFDRYGDHLRLALHAPSAYLLMSWLVRGEGAEMPSPSRPPATGRWVVCGFGRFGRKLTADLRAADLGVTVIDLRPGAEPGLTMIEGDASVPSVLAEADLATAAGFVAGTDNDATNLSLVAAARKENPALFIGARQNRPVSAPLFAALEIDWLLVPSEMAAREIYARLSTPLLWRFLQEMSELGERWAADTLDRMQAYCGMRLGPVWKVNLTEREAPGLRPWLSAGIALGDLLRSPSDRAERLDAVPLMLLRDGRTVLRPDDDVTVTTGDQLLLVGRGYTPRALLDTMTNRVVAEYVLTGRHVPAGWVAQRVTGRIPTSSD; encoded by the coding sequence ATGGAAAAGCCAGGTCCCTACCGCCGTACGAGGATCGCCCGCCCCGCCGAGAGCTCCTCGACCGTGTTCCTGGTGCTGCGGCGGATGCGCGCGCCGCTGATCGTGCTCATCCTCATCTTCGCGATCAGCGTGTTCGGCCTGACCCTGATCCCCGGGCAGGACGACGCCGGCAACCCGGTGCACATGGGGTTCTTCGACGCGTTCTACTTCATGAGCTACACGGCCACGACCATCGGGTACGGGGAGATCCCGCACCCGTTCACCGGCGCGCAGCGACTGTGGGTGACGGCCACCATCTATCTCACCGTGATCGGCTGGGCGTACGCGATCGGTTCGTTGCTGGCGGCCCTGCGCGACCGGGCGTTCCGGGAGGCGCTGTCCCTGCGCCGTTTCACCGGCACGGTCAAGCGCATGCGCGAGCCGTTCCTGCTGGTCGTGGGCTACGGTCAGACCGGTCAGCTGCTCGGGCACGCCCTCGACGCGATGGGCCGGCGCATGGTGGTGGTCGACAACCTCCCCGAGCACGTCGACACGCTCGACATCGACCAGTACAACTCCGACGTGCCCGGCCTGGTCGCCGACGCCGCCAACCCGCACACGCTGGGTGTCGCCGGACTCGAGCACCCGGCGTGCGAGGGCGTGGTCGCGCTGACCGACAACGACGAGACCAACCTGGTGGTGGCCATGACGGCCGCGCTGATCCGGCCGGGGCTGCCGGTGATCGCCCGTACGGTGTCACCCGCGATCGAGCACCGGATGCGCGCGTTCGGTTCGCCGACCGTGGTCAACCCGTTCGACCGGTACGGGGATCACCTGCGCCTCGCCCTGCACGCGCCCTCGGCGTACCTGTTGATGTCGTGGCTGGTCAGAGGCGAGGGCGCGGAGATGCCGTCGCCGAGCCGCCCGCCGGCGACGGGACGCTGGGTGGTGTGCGGGTTCGGGCGGTTCGGGCGCAAGCTCACCGCCGACCTGCGCGCCGCCGACCTCGGGGTCACCGTGATCGACCTGCGCCCCGGCGCCGAGCCCGGGCTGACCATGATCGAGGGGGACGCGTCCGTGCCGTCCGTGCTGGCCGAGGCCGACCTGGCCACCGCGGCCGGGTTCGTCGCGGGCACCGACAACGACGCCACGAACCTGTCGCTGGTGGCGGCGGCCCGCAAGGAGAACCCGGCGCTGTTCATCGGCGCGAGGCAGAACCGGCCGGTCAGCGCACCCCTGTTCGCCGCCTTGGAGATCGACTGGCTGCTGGTGCCGAGCGAGATGGCGGCCCGGGAGATCTACGCCCGGCTGAGCACGCCGCTGCTGTGGCGGTTCCTGCAGGAGATGTCCGAACTGGGCGAACGGTGGGCGGCCGACACGCTGGACCGGATGCAGGCGTACTGCGGCATGCGGCTCGGACCCGTGTGGAAAGTCAACCTGACCGAGCGGGAGGCGCCCGGGCTGCGGCCCTGGCTGAGCGCCGGCATCGCGCTCGGCGATCTTCTCCGTTCCCCCAGCGACCGGGCGGAACGGCTGGACGCCGTACCCCTGATGCTGCTGCGCGACGGCCGTACGGTGCTGCGCCCGGACGACGACGTGACCGTGACGACCGGGGATCAGTTGCTGCTGGTCGGCCGCGGTTACACGCCGCGCGCGCTGCTCGACACCATGACGAACCGGGTGGTGGCCGAGTACGTCCTCACCGGACGCCACGTTCCCGCGGGCTGGGTCGCACAGCGCGTGACCGGCCGGATACCCACATCGTCGGACTGA
- a CDS encoding sensor histidine kinase, with the protein MSSSRRPEWRSQAVPVLFAVAVVAVMAMVTGGAEGTAATVVPFVFVGGAVTAAVWAVRRWRADRRAYEQRLTEWAVVEERLKIARDLHDIVSHGLGLITVRAASTRHLEKPAEVQSALTDIEQVSRAATAELRRMLTVLRDNSDTVPKNPVEDLDALPAIVRTAEQTGLRAELTVSDLGAVSPGVQQAICQTVREALTNTARHAGPTDVRVVVRRDEEAIVITVADAGPVPGWHRAPGAGHGLVGLRERITMLGGTLAVRPKDGGFQLAARIPDEAAA; encoded by the coding sequence ATGAGCTCGAGCCGCCGTCCCGAGTGGCGTTCCCAGGCCGTCCCGGTGCTGTTCGCGGTGGCCGTGGTGGCCGTCATGGCGATGGTGACCGGCGGCGCCGAGGGCACCGCGGCGACGGTCGTGCCGTTCGTCTTCGTCGGGGGAGCGGTGACCGCCGCGGTCTGGGCGGTGCGGCGGTGGCGGGCCGACCGCCGTGCCTACGAGCAGCGCCTCACCGAGTGGGCGGTCGTCGAGGAGCGCCTCAAGATCGCGCGCGACCTGCACGACATCGTCTCGCACGGCCTGGGCCTGATCACCGTACGGGCCGCCTCGACCCGCCATCTCGAGAAGCCGGCCGAGGTGCAGAGCGCGTTGACCGATATCGAACAGGTGAGCCGCGCCGCGACGGCCGAGCTCCGGCGCATGCTCACCGTGTTGCGCGACAATTCCGACACAGTCCCGAAAAATCCGGTCGAGGACCTGGACGCCCTGCCGGCGATCGTGCGCACCGCCGAGCAGACCGGGCTGCGAGCGGAACTGACCGTGTCCGACCTGGGGGCGGTGTCACCCGGAGTGCAACAGGCCATCTGCCAGACCGTACGGGAAGCCTTGACCAACACGGCCCGTCATGCCGGTCCCACCGACGTCCGGGTGGTGGTCCGCCGTGACGAGGAGGCCATCGTCATCACCGTCGCCGACGCCGGCCCGGTCCCCGGCTGGCACCGGGCTCCCGGAGCCGGGCACGGGCTGGTCGGCCTGCGCGAACGCATCACGATGCTCGGCGGCACCCTGGCCGTCCGGCCGAAGGACGGCGGGTTCCAGCTCGCCGCCCGCATCCCGGACGAGGCCGCGGCGTGA
- a CDS encoding response regulator, whose translation MTPVRVLLADDQPLLRHSLAMIIDKEPDLRVVGHAGNGAEAEQRARETRPDVILMDVRMPRVDGLEATRRICRDPALDLTRVLVLSMFELDEYVHEALRAGASGFLLKDAHPEELLDAVRRTHRGESLFAPSILTRLVDHFVSAAGITGDRPALRGLTVREVDVLTLVGGGLSNDEIAAALVISVKTVKTHLTHLLAKLRARDRAQLVIAAYDSGLVRPRLAPPTVQPRHCRGDR comes from the coding sequence GTGACCCCCGTACGGGTGCTCCTCGCCGACGACCAGCCGCTGCTCCGGCACAGCCTGGCCATGATCATCGACAAGGAGCCCGACCTGCGGGTGGTGGGGCACGCCGGCAACGGGGCGGAGGCCGAGCAGCGGGCGCGGGAGACCCGTCCTGACGTGATCCTGATGGACGTCCGCATGCCCCGCGTCGACGGCCTCGAGGCCACCCGCCGGATCTGCCGCGATCCCGCCCTCGACCTTACGCGTGTGCTGGTCCTCAGCATGTTCGAGCTGGACGAATACGTGCACGAGGCTCTGCGCGCCGGCGCCTCGGGTTTCCTGCTCAAGGACGCCCACCCCGAGGAACTGCTCGACGCCGTCCGCCGCACGCACCGGGGTGAGTCGCTGTTCGCGCCGTCCATCCTGACCCGGCTCGTCGACCACTTCGTGTCCGCGGCCGGCATCACCGGGGATCGCCCCGCGCTGCGCGGCCTGACCGTACGTGAGGTCGATGTGCTCACGCTGGTCGGCGGAGGGCTGTCCAACGACGAGATCGCGGCCGCCCTGGTGATCTCGGTCAAGACCGTGAAGACCCACCTCACCCACCTGCTGGCCAAGCTGCGCGCGCGGGACAGGGCGCAGCTGGTCATCGCCGCGTACGATTCCGGGCTGGTCCGGCCCCGGCTTGCACCGCCGACTGTCCAGCCGCGACACTGTCGCGGTGACCGATGA
- a CDS encoding ABC transporter ATP-binding protein translates to MISIDAVSRPGILHDVSFEARPGRVTGFLGPNGAGKTSTVRILLGLDRPSSGTALIRDRPYASWPRPLTVVGALLDGSGAHRSRSARAHLRWMAASNGLPRSRVDEVLAVVGLADEAGKRAGRFSLGMGRRLGLASALLGDPPVLVLDEPVNGLDPAGIRWMRSFLRRCADDGRTVLLSSHLMTELASTADDLVVIDRGRVVARGTVAEVSAGHDTLEDAFISLTAAPGEAAW, encoded by the coding sequence ATGATTTCGATCGACGCGGTGAGCCGCCCGGGCATCCTGCATGACGTGTCCTTCGAGGCCAGGCCGGGGCGCGTGACAGGTTTCCTGGGCCCCAACGGGGCGGGCAAGACCTCGACGGTTCGCATCCTTCTCGGCCTCGATCGCCCGTCGAGCGGCACGGCGTTGATCCGCGATCGGCCGTACGCGTCGTGGCCGCGCCCGCTCACCGTCGTCGGGGCACTGCTCGACGGCAGCGGCGCTCACCGTTCCCGCTCGGCGCGAGCGCATCTGCGCTGGATGGCCGCGAGCAACGGGCTGCCCCGTTCCCGGGTCGACGAGGTGCTGGCCGTCGTCGGGCTGGCCGACGAGGCGGGCAAACGGGCCGGTCGGTTCTCGCTGGGCATGGGCCGCCGCCTGGGGCTGGCCTCGGCGCTGCTCGGCGACCCGCCGGTGCTGGTGCTCGACGAGCCGGTCAACGGGCTCGACCCGGCGGGCATCCGCTGGATGCGCTCGTTCCTGCGCCGGTGCGCCGACGATGGCCGCACGGTGCTGCTCTCCAGCCACCTGATGACCGAGCTCGCCTCCACCGCCGACGACCTGGTGGTCATCGACCGGGGCCGGGTGGTCGCCCGGGGCACGGTGGCCGAGGTCAGCGCCGGCCACGACACCCTGGAGGACGCGTTCATCTCCCTGACCGCGGCGCCGGGCGAGGCCGCGTGGTGA
- a CDS encoding DedA family protein — translation MLAELMNAATAFVDWLSTLDRWTVLLFTFLSAAVEMTFLAGLLVPGESVVMLAGSLPDGPAGFVAVLAVGTAGALAGQMCGYAVGRVFGPRLRGTRLGRRIGAERFDRAEAYLRDRGAPALVAVRFVAVVHAVVPIVAGVVRMPFGRFVLWSGLGTALWVGAFAGVGLITAGADATGGLGLVLTAVGATCLGVVPFLARRLRRAAPVPA, via the coding sequence GTGCTCGCCGAACTGATGAACGCCGCCACCGCCTTCGTCGACTGGCTGTCCACGCTTGACCGGTGGACGGTCCTCCTCTTCACGTTCCTGTCCGCCGCCGTCGAGATGACGTTCCTGGCCGGTCTGCTCGTGCCGGGCGAGTCCGTGGTCATGCTGGCGGGCTCGCTGCCCGACGGTCCCGCCGGCTTCGTCGCCGTGCTGGCGGTCGGCACCGCCGGCGCCCTGGCGGGGCAGATGTGCGGGTACGCGGTGGGTCGTGTGTTCGGCCCGCGTCTGCGCGGCACCCGGCTGGGCCGCCGGATCGGGGCCGAGCGCTTCGACCGGGCCGAGGCCTACCTGCGCGACCGCGGCGCTCCGGCGCTCGTGGCGGTGCGGTTCGTCGCGGTGGTGCACGCGGTCGTGCCGATCGTGGCCGGTGTCGTGCGTATGCCGTTCGGCCGCTTCGTCCTCTGGTCGGGCCTGGGCACGGCCCTGTGGGTGGGCGCCTTCGCCGGCGTCGGGCTGATCACGGCGGGTGCCGACGCGACGGGTGGTCTCGGGCTCGTCCTGACCGCCGTCGGCGCGACCTGCCTGGGCGTCGTCCCGTTCCTGGCCCGCCGCCTGCGCCGCGCGGCCCCCGTCCCCGCCTGA
- a CDS encoding EamA family transporter, whose protein sequence is MKLAPKHVGLIAMILSAISFGTSGAFIKPLLEAGWSPAAAVTVRALTGSVVLLPFVVFALRGRWSALWRGRRRVLGMGVIAVAFTQFTYFAAISRIPVSTALLIEYLAPLLLVLWAWATTRRLPRPTVLLGSVLAVAGLVLVIGPGALQAVDPLGLLLAFAAAIGCAVYFVVAARPADGLPPVALAGSGLLLGGLVLGLVGLTGVMPFETVGGTVPMLGATAPWWVPLGVVAIAGTAIAYATGIAGSSRLGSRLASFLGLLEVVFASIFAWLVVGESLTVLQMLGGALILAGIASIPGEQPAAAASDQPADTVADRPADTVADQPADASADTGPLPAMTTG, encoded by the coding sequence ATGAAGCTCGCACCCAAGCACGTCGGCCTGATCGCGATGATTCTGTCGGCGATCTCGTTCGGCACCTCCGGCGCGTTCATCAAGCCGCTGCTCGAGGCCGGCTGGTCCCCGGCTGCCGCCGTCACCGTACGCGCCCTGACCGGCAGTGTCGTACTGCTCCCGTTCGTGGTGTTCGCGCTGCGCGGCCGCTGGTCGGCCCTGTGGCGCGGCCGCCGCCGGGTCCTCGGCATGGGGGTCATCGCCGTCGCGTTCACCCAGTTCACCTACTTCGCCGCGATCTCGCGGATCCCGGTCTCGACGGCCCTGCTGATCGAATACCTCGCGCCGCTGCTGCTGGTCCTCTGGGCCTGGGCCACCACTCGCCGCCTGCCCCGGCCCACCGTCCTGCTCGGCTCGGTGCTCGCTGTCGCCGGGCTCGTGCTCGTCATCGGTCCCGGCGCGTTGCAGGCCGTCGACCCGCTCGGGCTGCTGCTCGCGTTCGCCGCCGCGATCGGCTGCGCCGTCTACTTCGTCGTCGCGGCCCGCCCCGCAGACGGCCTTCCGCCCGTGGCGCTGGCCGGTTCCGGCCTGCTGCTCGGTGGTCTCGTGCTCGGCCTGGTCGGATTGACCGGGGTCATGCCGTTCGAGACGGTCGGCGGCACGGTCCCGATGCTCGGGGCCACCGCACCCTGGTGGGTTCCGCTCGGCGTCGTCGCGATCGCGGGCACGGCCATCGCGTACGCGACGGGGATCGCCGGATCGTCGCGGCTGGGCTCGCGCCTGGCATCGTTCCTGGGCCTGCTCGAGGTCGTCTTCGCCTCGATCTTCGCCTGGCTGGTCGTGGGCGAGTCGCTGACCGTCCTGCAGATGCTCGGCGGCGCCCTGATCCTGGCCGGCATCGCTTCGATCCCTGGCGAACAACCCGCAGCGGCAGCCTCCGACCAGCCCGCGGACACGGTGGCCGACCGGCCCGCGGACACGGTGGCTGACCAGCCCGCTGACGCATCGGCGGACACGGGCCCCCTTCCTGCGATGACCACTGGCTGA
- a CDS encoding DUF6394 family protein: MSLEKVIFGFFVLLAATLNFGFFYGDLSDPALHNEYELFAAVVVNLITTVLKFGDRTQIGAVHLATSLVADLQLIAATLTWVYATQISSAGMTPENTASVVSLSGGALLANLVSVALLVIETTTFRRR; this comes from the coding sequence GTGAGTCTGGAAAAGGTGATCTTCGGGTTCTTCGTGCTGCTGGCCGCGACACTCAACTTCGGCTTCTTCTACGGGGACCTCTCCGATCCGGCCCTGCACAACGAGTACGAGCTGTTCGCGGCCGTGGTGGTCAACCTGATCACCACCGTGCTGAAGTTCGGCGACCGCACGCAGATCGGCGCGGTGCACCTCGCGACCAGCCTGGTGGCCGATCTGCAGCTGATCGCGGCGACCCTGACCTGGGTTTACGCCACGCAGATCTCGAGCGCGGGCATGACCCCGGAGAACACGGCCAGCGTGGTATCGCTCTCCGGTGGCGCCCTGCTCGCCAACCTCGTGTCGGTCGCGCTGCTGGTGATCGAGACGACCACGTTCCGTCGCCGCTAG
- a CDS encoding acetyl-CoA acetyltransferase has protein sequence MPSPRTPVLVGVGEVSERLGEPGYRRRSPVDLAADAAREALADAGVKASTVDTVAGVPQFEISLPWATPLLGASDNYPRSVAGRLGADPRRAVLETGGGQAPQRLVNEFAAAIAAGDADVVLLFGAEAISTIGYYARRDDRPDFSESPGGSLEARGSGLDGIVSMHHVAHGLSDTPSQYSLIDNARRARLKMSRAEYASAIGRLFEPFTAVAAANPHAAAPIFRDAAALMTPTETNRPIADPYTRYVVARDKVNQGAAVVLMSAEAARRHGVREEKWVHLAGHADLNERAMAERADYGDSPAARRAAQHALEVAGIDAGELSALDLYSCYAAPVFIVAEALGVATDDPRGLTVTGGLPFFGGPGNNYSMHAIASVVRRVRAEPGGYGFVGANGGIMSKHSTGVYTTTPYGWKPSDSARIQADLDAVPAPEEAVATDGEGVVETYAVKHVRGGEREGIVLGRLDDGRRFVARSNAILDLLTEGEPIGERVSVRSTPDGNVVT, from the coding sequence ATGCCTTCCCCCCGTACGCCCGTGCTGGTCGGAGTGGGTGAGGTCAGTGAACGCCTGGGCGAGCCGGGGTATCGCCGGCGTTCGCCCGTCGACCTGGCCGCCGACGCCGCCCGTGAGGCGCTGGCCGACGCCGGCGTCAAGGCGTCCACCGTCGACACGGTGGCGGGTGTGCCGCAGTTCGAGATCTCGCTGCCGTGGGCCACTCCCCTGCTCGGCGCGTCGGACAACTATCCACGCTCGGTCGCCGGCCGTCTCGGGGCCGACCCGCGGCGGGCGGTGCTCGAGACCGGCGGCGGGCAGGCCCCGCAGCGCCTGGTCAACGAGTTCGCGGCGGCCATCGCGGCCGGTGACGCCGATGTGGTGCTGCTGTTCGGCGCCGAGGCGATCTCGACGATCGGCTACTACGCGCGGCGTGACGACCGGCCCGACTTCTCCGAGAGCCCCGGCGGGTCGTTGGAGGCGCGCGGTTCCGGGCTCGACGGGATCGTGTCGATGCACCACGTCGCGCACGGCCTTTCCGACACCCCGTCGCAGTATTCGCTCATCGACAACGCGCGGCGGGCCCGTCTGAAAATGTCGCGGGCCGAGTACGCGTCGGCCATCGGGCGGCTTTTCGAACCGTTCACGGCGGTGGCGGCGGCGAATCCGCACGCGGCCGCGCCGATTTTCCGCGACGCCGCCGCACTGATGACCCCGACCGAGACGAACCGGCCGATCGCCGACCCGTACACGCGGTATGTGGTGGCGCGCGACAAGGTGAATCAGGGCGCGGCGGTCGTGCTGATGTCGGCCGAGGCGGCGCGGCGTCACGGCGTACGGGAAGAGAAGTGGGTTCACCTCGCCGGGCACGCCGACCTGAACGAGCGCGCGATGGCGGAAAGGGCCGACTACGGCGATTCGCCGGCCGCTCGCCGGGCCGCGCAGCATGCGCTCGAGGTGGCCGGAATCGACGCCGGGGAACTGTCCGCGCTCGACCTTTACAGCTGTTACGCCGCGCCGGTGTTCATCGTGGCCGAGGCGCTGGGGGTGGCGACGGACGATCCCCGAGGGCTGACCGTCACCGGTGGGCTGCCGTTCTTCGGCGGGCCGGGCAACAACTACTCGATGCACGCGATCGCCTCGGTGGTGCGCCGGGTCCGGGCGGAACCGGGCGGTTACGGTTTCGTCGGCGCCAACGGCGGCATCATGAGCAAGCATTCCACCGGCGTTTACACCACGACCCCGTACGGGTGGAAGCCGTCGGACAGCGCACGGATCCAGGCCGATCTGGACGCCGTTCCCGCGCCGGAGGAGGCAGTCGCCACCGACGGCGAAGGGGTGGTGGAGACGTACGCGGTCAAGCATGTGCGCGGCGGCGAAAGGGAAGGAATCGTGCTGGGCCGCCTCGACGACGGCCGCCGTTTCGTGGCCCGCTCCAACGCGATTCTCGACCTGCTCACCGAGGGCGAACCGATCGGCGAGCGCGTTTCCGTCCGATCCACGCCGGACGGAAACGTCGTCACCTGA